The following proteins come from a genomic window of Heyndrickxia acidicola:
- a CDS encoding GNAT family N-acetyltransferase, translating into MSDIIINLLEESDAQELFTFELKNRAFFERVGFPRGDNYYELNNFNTLIKESIEEQEKGLISMYLIKNHNGVILGRINLVSIVRGSFNKAELGYRIGEEHQGKGYATSAVKLILDEAVNNHRLHRIEAGTSPDNIGSQIVLIKNGFQFVGRYNKYIYKNGKWCDSIYFEKILD; encoded by the coding sequence ATGTCAGATATTATAATCAATTTACTTGAGGAGTCAGATGCACAGGAACTTTTTACATTCGAACTTAAAAATAGGGCTTTTTTTGAAAGAGTAGGTTTCCCAAGAGGAGATAACTATTATGAATTAAATAATTTCAATACACTAATAAAGGAGTCAATCGAGGAACAAGAGAAAGGATTAATAAGTATGTATTTGATAAAGAATCATAACGGAGTGATTCTTGGCAGAATAAATTTAGTATCAATAGTAAGAGGAAGCTTTAATAAGGCTGAACTCGGTTATAGAATTGGTGAGGAGCATCAAGGGAAGGGGTATGCAACAAGTGCAGTAAAACTTATTTTAGATGAAGCAGTTAATAATCATAGACTTCATAGAATAGAAGCAGGAACATCACCTGATAACATAGGTTCTCAAATAGTATTAATTAAGAATGGCTTTCAATTTGTTGGACGTTATAATAAATATATTTATAAAAATGGAAAATGGTGTGATAGCATATATTTTGAAAAAATACTTGATTGA
- a CDS encoding GntP family permease — MEIVLLVVALGLLTWMTLRGINIIIGAIIASSFVAVTGGLNVAKVLMETYMKGFTGFFASWFILFLLGAIFGKVMADTGAADSIANALMKYLGKKWAILATVLTCAIMTYGGVSLFVVGFSVYPIAESLFREANLPRRFIPAAIVLGSVSFTMTMPGSPEIQNLIPGTFFHTTPWAGGVIGIIVAAGIAVAGCTYLLHAVKKAVARGEHFEEHSSEVNILTNAHHEMAAAAETVSFKKEKRPNFLVALIPLLVVVISLAVLTNGYHIESSIAAIYSMVGGIIMAWLLMFPFIRQFWGSLAEGASESITAISNTCAVVGFGSVVAITQGFHQVVYAVTHIPGPPLLGLGIGVTVIAGVTGSASGGLGIALPILTPIYTKMGLNPGAMHRVSALASGGLDAMPHNGYVVTLIRSIAKDTHKRAYWPLAVVAGVITTIGMLVAIILFSIH, encoded by the coding sequence ATGGAGATTGTTTTGCTCGTGGTAGCACTTGGACTGCTAACCTGGATGACTTTACGAGGGATTAACATTATTATTGGGGCAATCATTGCGTCTTCTTTCGTTGCAGTAACGGGGGGACTAAATGTCGCAAAGGTTTTAATGGAAACGTATATGAAAGGGTTTACAGGATTCTTCGCATCATGGTTTATATTATTCTTACTCGGAGCTATATTTGGTAAAGTCATGGCTGATACGGGAGCTGCTGATTCCATTGCCAACGCACTTATGAAGTATCTGGGGAAGAAATGGGCAATACTTGCAACAGTGCTTACTTGTGCTATCATGACGTATGGTGGTGTATCGCTTTTTGTAGTTGGATTTTCGGTTTACCCAATAGCTGAATCGTTATTTAGGGAAGCAAATTTACCAAGACGTTTTATACCTGCTGCAATTGTGCTCGGATCAGTTTCCTTTACTATGACTATGCCTGGATCACCAGAAATTCAAAACTTAATACCCGGTACGTTTTTCCATACAACTCCATGGGCAGGCGGGGTAATAGGGATTATTGTAGCGGCGGGGATTGCTGTTGCAGGATGTACTTACCTTTTACATGCAGTGAAAAAAGCAGTTGCACGCGGAGAGCATTTTGAGGAACATTCCTCTGAAGTGAATATCTTAACGAATGCTCATCATGAAATGGCAGCAGCGGCAGAAACGGTTTCTTTTAAAAAAGAAAAACGGCCGAATTTTTTGGTGGCTTTGATTCCATTGTTAGTAGTTGTGATTAGTTTGGCTGTTTTGACAAATGGATATCATATTGAATCGTCAATCGCAGCGATTTATTCAATGGTTGGCGGTATTATCATGGCTTGGTTATTAATGTTTCCTTTCATTCGCCAATTTTGGGGTTCACTGGCAGAGGGCGCCTCGGAATCCATTACAGCAATTTCTAATACCTGTGCTGTTGTTGGATTTGGATCAGTTGTTGCAATCACGCAGGGCTTCCATCAGGTGGTTTATGCGGTCACTCACATTCCTGGGCCACCATTGTTGGGTCTTGGTATTGGAGTTACGGTGATTGCAGGGGTGACGGGTTCCGCTTCAGGAGGACTGGGAATTGCACTTCCAATTTTGACCCCTATTTATACCAAGATGGGACTTAATCCAGGCGCCATGCATCGTGTTTCAGCACTAGCTTCTGGCGGTTTGGATGCTATGCCTCATAACGGCTATGTAGTGACACTGATTCGTTCCATTGCAAAGGATACACATAAACGTGCATATTGGCCGCTTGCAGTAGTTGCCGGAGTGATAACAACTATTGGCATGTTAGTTGCTATTATTCTCTTTTCCATTCATTAA
- a CDS encoding TetR/AcrR family transcriptional regulator, which yields MLEPKKKQRRGEKTREKILITSLKLFSEKGYDKVTVDEIVKKSGTSKGSFYQHFSAKSDIFLVRFTEVDDYYRKVFHSFPDDMDSFEKLFIFIQKLMRFLDEEMGKDLMKVIYSSALDSKEHTYFLDQNRSLFQIIRLLLEEAKERGTIKTDQSLDDTSTLIIQSLMGIIYHWGLHDSDRSLESLAIPLTKTVIDGLQKHL from the coding sequence ATGCTTGAACCTAAAAAAAAGCAACGCAGAGGCGAAAAAACTCGCGAAAAAATTTTAATTACATCTTTAAAACTTTTTAGTGAAAAAGGTTATGACAAAGTGACAGTAGATGAAATAGTAAAAAAAAGCGGCACATCAAAAGGATCCTTTTACCAACACTTTTCCGCAAAATCGGACATATTCTTAGTGAGATTCACAGAAGTCGACGATTACTATCGCAAAGTATTCCACTCTTTCCCTGATGACATGGATTCTTTTGAAAAACTATTTATTTTCATCCAGAAATTAATGAGATTTCTAGATGAAGAAATGGGCAAAGATCTTATGAAAGTCATATACAGTTCTGCGTTAGATTCAAAAGAGCATACATACTTTTTAGATCAAAACCGCTCACTCTTTCAAATTATTCGATTATTACTTGAAGAAGCGAAGGAACGAGGCACCATTAAAACAGATCAATCCCTAGATGACACCTCAACACTGATTATACAAAGCTTAATGGGAATCATTTACCATTGGGGGTTACACGACTCTGATCGCAGTTTAGAATCGTTAGCCATTCCACTTACAAAAACCGTCATCGATGGGCTGCAGAAGCACTTGTAA
- a CDS encoding homoserine O-acetyltransferase family protein, whose product MIVKKRVFSLDEFTFEAGVSLPIQIGYETYGTLNEDHSNAILICHFFSGNSHIAGRYANEPENAEPGWWDTMVGPRKAFDTNRYFIISSDVLCNVNANNSHVITTGPSSINPHTGEKYGLSFPQVTIRDFVRVQYELVKSLGIEKMYCVAGPSMGGMQAIQWAVDYPGSMQKVISVISGGRMPAYTGVIPLQIGVDAIRISPEAGLRLAVKMMTLQNRSYEAATQLWGHPLPISDPLAKWDWDQQPHKYFQELDHLIESRIGDVDPEHWLYITRANQLFNIENGYESYDKALERVQAEVLAVPVSSDLLLPPKESRDLIERLRRLGKKAHYFEVTTDCGHLAALLEYEKFVDPIKQFLEN is encoded by the coding sequence ATGATCGTTAAAAAACGTGTTTTTAGCTTGGACGAATTCACTTTTGAAGCTGGAGTAAGCTTGCCAATCCAAATTGGATATGAAACCTATGGAACACTAAACGAAGACCATTCAAATGCTATTTTAATTTGCCATTTTTTTAGCGGGAACAGCCATATTGCCGGCAGATATGCCAATGAACCGGAAAATGCCGAACCTGGCTGGTGGGACACAATGGTTGGCCCTAGAAAAGCATTTGATACCAATCGCTATTTTATTATCAGTTCGGACGTACTGTGCAATGTGAATGCGAACAATTCTCATGTAATTACGACAGGCCCGTCTTCTATAAACCCGCACACTGGAGAAAAATATGGTCTATCTTTTCCCCAAGTAACCATACGGGACTTTGTGAGGGTGCAGTATGAACTTGTAAAATCCTTGGGCATAGAAAAAATGTATTGCGTTGCAGGGCCATCAATGGGTGGAATGCAGGCTATACAATGGGCTGTTGATTATCCAGGTTCAATGCAAAAGGTCATTTCTGTAATCAGTGGAGGACGTATGCCTGCCTATACCGGTGTGATACCGCTGCAGATAGGGGTGGATGCGATTCGTATTTCACCTGAAGCAGGGCTCAGATTGGCCGTAAAAATGATGACTCTTCAAAACAGATCATATGAAGCTGCGACTCAATTATGGGGGCACCCCTTACCTATTTCGGACCCGTTGGCCAAATGGGATTGGGATCAACAACCGCATAAATATTTTCAAGAATTGGATCATTTGATTGAAAGCCGGATAGGGGATGTAGATCCTGAACATTGGCTATATATTACAAGGGCTAATCAACTGTTCAATATTGAAAATGGCTACGAGTCCTACGATAAAGCATTAGAAAGAGTACAAGCGGAGGTATTAGCGGTGCCGGTTTCAAGTGATCTTTTGCTGCCGCCTAAAGAAAGCAGGGATTTGATAGAGCGATTACGAAGGTTAGGAAAAAAAGCACACTATTTCGAAGTGACAACCGATTGCGGCCACTTGGCAGCTCTTTTAGAATATGAGAAATTTGTAGATCCTATTAAACAATTTTTGGAGAACTAA
- a CDS encoding CidB/LrgB family autolysis modulator, whose translation MELLLPIVSIILTVVIFVLCKKLYKRWKSLLLSPILICPIVLIILLMAFHTQYPTYNSGAKWLTKLLGPATVAFAVPMYKHFQLLKKHGVEIIVSLAVGSFTAIVSSFLIALWMKLSPNLINSLVPRSITTPIAMDISKTIGGIPTMTAVFVIITGLTGSILGPILIRLISIRSSTAKGLLLGMGAHGAGTSKAFEMGELEGTFASLAMVVAAIISIILAYTFFPILQTELTP comes from the coding sequence GTGGAACTGCTTCTGCCGATCGTTAGTATTATCCTAACTGTTGTTATATTTGTTTTATGTAAAAAGCTTTATAAAAGATGGAAATCTCTCTTGCTTTCGCCCATATTAATTTGCCCGATTGTCTTGATTATACTGCTAATGGCTTTTCATACGCAGTATCCAACTTACAATAGCGGTGCCAAGTGGCTCACAAAATTACTGGGTCCGGCAACTGTTGCATTTGCCGTTCCTATGTATAAACATTTTCAGCTGCTAAAAAAACATGGGGTTGAAATTATTGTTAGCCTGGCAGTAGGCTCATTTACAGCCATCGTTTCTTCATTCCTTATAGCATTGTGGATGAAACTGAGCCCAAATCTCATTAACAGTTTGGTTCCACGTTCCATAACCACCCCAATTGCAATGGATATTTCAAAAACCATTGGGGGGATACCGACTATGACGGCTGTATTTGTAATCATAACAGGGCTGACGGGGAGTATATTAGGACCAATATTAATTCGACTGATTTCAATCAGATCCTCAACCGCTAAAGGTCTGCTCCTTGGAATGGGTGCTCATGGAGCCGGAACTTCAAAAGCATTTGAAATGGGAGAGCTGGAAGGAACGTTTGCAAGCTTAGCTATGGTTGTAGCGGCCATCATAAGCATTATTCTTGCCTATACCTTTTTTCCAATTTTGCAGACGGAATTGACTCCTTAA
- a CDS encoding CidA/LrgA family protein, with protein sequence MKIITKIMQVCFLYILLIIGNFLSSVLYLPIPGSIIGLFLLFLLLSLKVIKVAWVDLGATWLLSELLLFFVPSAVGIVQYKQIMGIQGIKIVLVIILSTLVVMAFTGLSAEILSKFRRGGKRGTASADR encoded by the coding sequence ATGAAGATTATCACAAAGATAATGCAGGTATGCTTTCTTTACATTCTTTTAATCATCGGTAATTTTCTGTCAAGTGTCCTGTATTTACCAATACCAGGAAGTATTATTGGGTTATTTTTATTATTTTTACTACTGTCGTTAAAAGTGATCAAAGTGGCGTGGGTGGATCTTGGCGCTACTTGGCTTTTATCTGAGCTCCTTCTTTTCTTTGTCCCTTCTGCAGTTGGCATTGTTCAATACAAGCAAATTATGGGGATTCAAGGAATTAAAATTGTATTAGTCATTATATTAAGCACCTTGGTGGTGATGGCATTTACTGGTCTTTCAGCTGAAATTTTATCTAAATTTAGAAGGGGTGGAAAACGTGGAACTGCTTCTGCCGATCGTTAG
- a CDS encoding TetR-like C-terminal domain-containing protein, translated as MSAAYIGVIVWWLENDMPCSPSSLAEQMIQMNAQGPYQLLKQHRNP; from the coding sequence ATTTCTGCTGCTTATATTGGGGTAATCGTTTGGTGGTTAGAAAATGATATGCCATGCTCCCCTTCTTCTCTGGCTGAACAGATGATTCAAATGAATGCGCAAGGTCCTTATCAATTATTAAAACAACATAGGAATCCTTGA
- a CDS encoding 3-hydroxybutyrate dehydrogenase, which produces MTEHKERTVIVTGAARGIGYAIAEAFIKNGDFVAIGDLNLEQAVESAKNLGSQAKGYEVDVADDESVKRFIDQVITDRGTIDVLVNNAGLQHIDKVEDFPVAKWRQLIDIMLTGPFLLTKYIVPFMKKQQYGRIINISSVHGKMASPFKSAYVSAKHGVVGLTRTVAIETANDGITVNAIMPGAVKTELVMKQLASLAKEDGISENEALHKHILDRQHLKRFVEPSEIAAAAIYLASDGAAAVTGETLSVSGGM; this is translated from the coding sequence ATGACTGAACACAAAGAGAGAACGGTAATTGTAACAGGTGCAGCTCGAGGAATTGGGTATGCTATTGCAGAAGCTTTTATTAAGAATGGCGATTTTGTTGCGATTGGTGATTTGAATCTTGAACAAGCCGTTGAAAGTGCAAAAAATTTAGGCAGCCAAGCAAAAGGCTATGAGGTGGATGTGGCGGATGATGAATCGGTTAAGCGATTTATTGATCAGGTGATAACTGACCGGGGAACCATCGATGTTCTTGTAAATAACGCAGGGCTTCAGCATATTGACAAGGTGGAGGATTTTCCTGTGGCAAAATGGAGACAGTTAATAGACATCATGTTAACGGGACCTTTCCTCTTAACCAAGTATATTGTTCCTTTTATGAAGAAACAGCAGTATGGAAGAATTATTAATATCTCCTCTGTTCATGGTAAAATGGCTTCTCCATTTAAATCAGCCTATGTTTCTGCGAAGCATGGGGTTGTCGGCCTAACACGTACGGTAGCCATTGAAACGGCAAACGATGGAATTACTGTGAATGCGATTATGCCGGGTGCAGTAAAAACAGAATTAGTGATGAAACAACTGGCTTCCTTAGCGAAAGAAGATGGAATATCAGAGAATGAAGCCCTTCATAAACATATTTTAGATCGACAGCATTTAAAAAGATTTGTTGAACCATCTGAAATTGCGGCGGCAGCTATTTACCTTGCATCCGATGGCGCAGCGGCTGTAACAGGAGAAACCCTTAGCGTATCGGGTGGTATGTAG
- a CDS encoding LysR family transcriptional regulator, whose translation MDIRQLGYFIEVAAQMSFSKAAEQLNISQPSLSKMVKNLEDELGTVLFDRTTKKMELTDAGKVVIVQAKEIMKLIRNLSSDLSDVMEIKKGSIKIGIPPVIGSLFFPKLVSDFQMLYPKIEVELVEKGAKKIEKFVEEGIVDVGVALLPVDESLFEIYPFASRELKLIVHPEHPLANLNQVSLVDLKNESFILMREDFALHDRISEACIQSGFEPTISFESSQWDFISEMVANRLGVAIFPDTLCEKLDSKRIKAVSIVNPGIPWNLALIWRKNKYLSYVSKEFIHFFRNTFQN comes from the coding sequence GTGGATATTCGTCAGCTTGGTTATTTTATAGAAGTCGCTGCACAAATGAGCTTTTCAAAAGCTGCTGAACAACTAAATATTAGCCAGCCAAGTCTTAGCAAAATGGTAAAAAATCTTGAGGATGAATTAGGTACAGTCTTGTTTGATCGTACCACAAAAAAAATGGAGCTTACGGATGCAGGCAAAGTGGTTATTGTACAGGCAAAGGAGATCATGAAACTTATTCGTAATTTATCCTCTGACCTTTCTGATGTAATGGAAATAAAAAAAGGAAGCATTAAAATTGGAATTCCACCTGTCATAGGTTCGCTTTTTTTTCCTAAGTTAGTAAGTGATTTTCAAATGTTATATCCCAAAATTGAAGTGGAACTGGTTGAAAAAGGAGCAAAAAAAATAGAAAAATTCGTAGAGGAAGGTATTGTGGATGTTGGAGTTGCTCTCTTACCGGTAGATGAAAGTTTATTCGAGATATACCCCTTTGCGTCCCGTGAGTTAAAGTTAATTGTTCATCCAGAGCATCCTCTGGCAAATTTAAATCAGGTTTCCCTTGTTGATTTAAAGAATGAATCCTTTATACTGATGCGTGAAGACTTTGCTTTACATGACAGAATTTCCGAGGCCTGCATACAGTCTGGATTTGAGCCAACCATCTCTTTTGAAAGCTCACAATGGGATTTTATTAGTGAAATGGTTGCAAACAGGCTTGGAGTAGCCATCTTCCCGGACACTCTCTGTGAGAAACTTGATTCAAAGCGGATCAAAGCTGTATCCATTGTGAATCCCGGCATTCCCTGGAATCTGGCCTTAATATGGCGTAAAAATAAGTATTTATCCTATGTGAGCAAAGAATTTATTCATTTCTTCCGCAATACATTTCAAAATTAA